In Chryseobacterium salivictor, the DNA window ATTTTGATGATTAATTTGGTTTTGTAATTTGGTTTCATTGTGTAAAACCACCTTATTTACATTGTTTTCTTTCGCCTGAAAAGCATTGGTAAGTTTGGGTAAAATTCCTTGATGCAATTTATTTTCAGACCTTAACTGCTCGTATTTTGCAAAGTTTAACATCTTTACAGCAGAATCCGGATTTACCACATCTTCTAAAACGCCGTCTTTATCAAAGCAATACAAAAGTTCGACATCATAGTTTTGAGATAAAGCCTGTGCTAAAACTGAAGCCACAGAATCCGCATTCGTATTGAGCAAATCACCTTTCTGGTCGTGCGTAATTGCCGAAAAAACTGGAGATAACTGTAATTCTAAAAATTTTTGAAGTAAATCAACATTGACACTTTTCGAATCGACATCTCCAACAAATCCATAATCAACATTTGAAACCGACCGTTTTTCACTTTTAATTAAATTCCCATCTGCACCTGAAAATCCAATCGCATTACAGTTAAAATTCTGAAGTTTTGCAACGATTTTTTTATTGATCTTACCGGCATAGACCATGGTAACAATATCCAGAGTTTCCTCATTGGTGATTCTTCTACCGTCAGTCATTTGTTGAGGAACATTTAGTTCTACCGCTAAATCTGAAGCCAGCTTTCCGCCACCGTGAACCAATATTTTCAATGCATTTATAGAAGCAAATTGCTCTAAAAAATTCATTAGAGTTTCCTGATTATCGATTAACGAACCACCGATTTTAATGACATATAATTTCTGTTTATCCATGATGATTTACTTTTAAGTCGGCAATTCATCTAAAATTTCACTGAAAACCGTCTGTGCTGAAAAGATTCTGTTTTTTGCCTGTTGATAGATAATCGAGTTTTCGCTGTCCATCACTTCATCGCTCAACTCTACATTTCTTCGAACCGGCAAACAATGCATCACTTTCGCATTTTGCGTTGCATTTAATTTTTCCTGTGTCAACATCCAGTTTTCTTTGACTTCGGGCATTGCAGCGTAATCTTCAAACGATGACCAGTTTTTAACATAGATAAAATCAGCATCTTTTAAGGCTTCATTTTGGTCATGAAAAACAGTGGTATTTTTTACAAACTTTGGATCCAAATCATAGCCTTCGGGATTGGCAATTACGAAATCTACTTCCATCGATTGCATCCATTCAGTAAAAGAATTGGCAACGGCGTGAGCAATTGGTTTAATATGGGGCGCCCAGGTTAACACGACTTTCGGTTTGCGATTTTCTTTCCAATTTTCAGTTATAGTTATGCAATCTGCAAAACTTTGCAAAGGATGCCGCGTTGCAGATTCCAAAGAAATCACCGGAACTTTTGCATATTTCAAAAACTGTGATAAAATACTTTCATTCACGTCATCTTCCTTATTCTGCATTCCTGCAAAACAACGCACCGCAATGATGTCGCAATATTGATTCAAAACCTCTACAGCATCCTTAACATGCTCCACGGTTCCGCCATTCATCACCGCTCCATCTGCAAATTCAAGATTCCAGGCTTCCTGCGATGCGTTTAAAATAAGTACATTTAATCCTAAATTCTGGGCGGCAATCTGACTGCTCAATCTGGTTCTTAAACTGGAGTTTAAAAATACAAGACCAATTGTTTTTCCTTTTCCTTTATTCGGCTCTGCCAAAGGATTATTTTTAATCTGAAGCGCCGTTTTTATCATGGACTGAAGATCATTAATATCTTCTATGGAAGTGAAATTTTTCATTTTCTTTTTATTTAAAATTTGCCTTTTGGCAGTTGAAATGAATCTTAAAAAAGACTCCTAATTTTGAAGAATAGACTTTAAAGCACCGATGAATATATCGGCTTCTTTTTCTGTAATATTGATTGAAGGAAGAATTCTCAGCACATTTGCATCATTAGAATTTCCCGTAAAAACGTGATGTTTCGTCAATAAGTCGGACCGGATTTCTGCACAAGGTTGATCCAACTCAATTCCAATCATTAAACCTCTGCGCCTGATAGATTTGATGTGGTTGAAATTCTGAATTTCAGATTCGATATAAGATCCTATTTTTTCTGAATTTTCAATAAGATTTTCATTTTTAATGACCTCTAAAACTGCAATTCCGGCAGCACAAGCCAAATGATTTCCACCGAAAGTAGTTCCCAACAGTCCATTGCTGGCTTTGAATTTCGGACTGATTAAAACGCCGCCCATCGGGAAACCATTTCCCATTCCTTTTGCCACCGTAATCAAATCGGGCTGAATATCAAATTCCTGATGCGCAAAGAATTTCCCGGATCTTCCGTAACCGGATTGAACCTCATCCATAATTAAAACGACATCGTTTTCAGCACAAAGTTTTTTAAGCGCCTGAATCATTTCTTCCGTTGGTAAAATAATCCCGCCAACTCCCTGAATTCCTTCGATGATTACTGACGAAATCTCGCCTTGATTTTCTGCGAGCAATTGTTTTAACTGAGCCACATTATTCCATTCACATTTTATAAAACGGTCTGAAAAATTAACAGGTGCAACAATTTTAGGATTATCTGTCACAGAAACTGCGGCGGAAGTCCGGCCATGAAATGAACCAGAGAAATAAATCACTTTCTTTTTTCCGTTATGAAACGAAGCGAGTTTCAAAGCATTTTCATTCGCTTCTGCACCAGAATTGCAGAGAAAAAGCGAATAATTTTCATATCCAGAAATTTCACCCAACTTTTCTGCTAATTCTGTTTGTAAATCATTTTGAACAGAATTCGAATAAAACGATATTTTTTCTAACTGATTTTTCAGTTTATTTTGATAATGAGGATGGTTATGACCGATGGAAATCACAGCGTGCCCTCCATAAAAATCAAGATATTTTTCGCCTTTATCATCCCAAAGAAAAGAACCTTCTGCTTTTACAGGATTGATATTAAATAAAGGATATACTTGGAATAAATTCATTTTTACTTTTTTAATAATGCATTTTTAAAATGCAATGGGTTTTAACTGAAGACCGGTATTTTCTTCCCAATCCATGGCGATATTCATATTTTGAACAGCTTGTCCAGACGCCCCTTTTACTAAATTGTCAATCGCAGAATGAACCACGATCGTATCTTTATTTTTTTCAATGTGAATAGCGCATCTGTTGGTATTAACAACTTGCTTCATATCGATTGGTTTTTCTGATACAGTCACAAAGGCGGCGTCTTGATATAACCCCTGATATATTTCCTGAATTTCATTTAATTCTAAATCACATTTAATGATCGAACTGGTGAAAATTCCTCTTACAAAATCGCCGCGCCAAGGAACAAAATGAAGTTCGATTTCCTTTTCATTTGATTGATTTAAAGTCTTCAAAACCTCATCTACATGTTGATGCGTTAAAGTTTTGTAGGCTGAAATATTATCATTACGCCAGGAAAAATGAGTCGTCGATTGTAGCGACTGCCCCGCTCCGGTAGAACCTGTGATTCCTGTGGTATAAATATTTTTCAGTAATTTCTCTTTTGCTAAAGGCAATAATGCCAATTGAATTGCGGTGGCAAAACAGCCGGGATTTGCAATACTTTTAGCAGATTTCAATTCATTTTTATAAAGTTCAGGTAAACCGTAAATGAAATTTCTGTCCTGAAAATCACTTTCCAGCCGGAAATCATTTCCTAAATCGATGACCAAAACATTTTCTTTTACCGGATTTTCCGTCAACCAATTTTTGCTTTCCTGATGAGGCAGACACAAAAATAAAATGTCAACTTCTTCAGTTTGATTGGTTAAAGTCATTTCACAAATCTCAATTAAATCCGGATAAATATCAGAAACCTTGATTCCTGCATTCGAACGGCTGTATAAAAACTGAAGTTCAACTTTCGGATGAAAAGCCAGCAACCGCACCAGTTCGCTACCGGTGTAACCATTGGCCCCAATTATTCCTGCCGATTTCATGATGACTTATTTATTTGATGATAAATCGACAATGAATTGCTGAGAACTTTGGTAAATCCTTTCACATCTTCGCCAGTCCAGGCAAGATTTGCTTCGCCATAACTTCCGAATTCTGCGGACATTAAGTCGTTTTCAGATTCAATTCCATTCAACACAAAACGGTAAGGATGAAGCGTTATCAATACTTTCCCGTTCACGCTTTTCTGAGAATCAGTAAAAAAAACTTCGATATTTCTCATGACCGGATCTAAGAAAAGTGCTTCGTGAAGCCAGTTTCCGTACCAGTCTGCCAATTGAGATTTAATCGTTTGCTGGTATTTTGAAAGCGTATGTTTTTCCAATAAATGATGCGCTTTAATGATCACCGTTGCTGCTGCTGCTTCGAAACCAACGCGACCTTTAATGCCAACAATCGTATCGCCGACGTGAATATCACGACCAATTCCATAAACCTTTGCAAGTTCTTCAATTTTCTGAATCGCTAAAACCGGATGAGAAAACTGCTCGCCATTCACACCGATGATTTCGCCATTTTTAAATTCAATTTCCAACTCAGACGGTTCCGTTTTCTCCACTTGTGAAGGAAAGGCTTCTTCGGGCAGATTGTTTTTCGACGTCAGCGTTTCTTTTCCGCCGACCGAAGTTCCCCAAAGTCCTTTATTAATGGAATATTGCGCTTTTTCAAAATCCATTTCATAGCCGTGATTTTTCAAAAATAAAATCTCTTCTTCCCGTGATAAAGACATATCGCGAATTGGGGTAAGAATTTCGATGTTCGAACACATGACCTGAAAAATCAAATCAAAACGCACCTGATCATTTCCCGCTCCTGTACTTCCGTGAGCGATTGCTGCTGCCCCAATTTTCTGCGCAAATTTTGCAATATTCTGCGCCTGAACGGTTCGTTCTGCGCTTACAGAAAGCGGATAAGTATTGTTTTTCAACACATTTCCGAAAATCAAATATTTAACACACTCATTATAATACGACTGAACAGCATCAATAAAAGTATAGGAACTTACGCCCAGTTTTTCTGCTTTCAATTTCAGTTCCTGCTCCTCATCTTTAGAAAACCCACCGGTATTTACGGTCACCGCATGAACATCATACGCTAAATTTTCACTGAGATATTTCGCACAATAGGAAGTATCTAATCCTCCACTAAATGCTAGTACTACACTTTTCTTCATCGTTTTGTTTTTCTTTTGTTAATTGGTCTTTGTCGTTTTTCGGCGCATAAAGCATTGCGGTACAAAGGCAATTTTGTCGATTTTTGCTCATTAAAATTTCATAATTGACGCAGGTTTTACACCCATTCCAAAATGCTTCATCCTGGGTTAATTCCGAATAAATAACCGGTTTATATCCCATTTCAGCATTAATTTTCATGACCGCCAATCCCGTCGTTAAACCAAAAATTTTTGCATTCGGATATCTTTCTCTGGATAATTGAAAAATTCTTTCCTTAATTAAAGTGGCATAGCCTTTATTTCTAAATTTTGAGGAAACAATAAGTCCCGAATTCGCAACAAACTCACCATGTGACCAGGTTTCGATGTAGCAGAAGCCAACCCAAGTTCCGTCATCTTCTGAGGCAACGACTGCTTTTCCTTCCAGAATTTTGTCACTGATATAATCCAGTGACCGTTTCGAAATACCCGTTCCCCGTTTCTTGGCTGAATCTGCAATTTCATGCTGTATTTCTTCTGCGTATTTCAAATGTTTATCTGAAGAAACTTCTATTTTCATTTATTTACAACTTTTAAAGCAACAAATTTAAGATAAAAAATCTTTAGTGAACAAATAAACAACAATTAATTACTGTTAAAATTTAATTAAAAAGATTTTTAACCCAAACCGCCTAATATAAAAGGATATAATATCTGGAAAACCAAATGAGATGATCATAGAAAAAAATCACTAAATGAGAGGGAGAAAATAAAAATTGTAAAAAATATCATTTTACAGAGTCGATTTTTTTATCTTCATACAAAATTTGAAAACCCTCTTTTCATTATATCTTGAGTAAAAACACAAAATCTTGATAAAACAAAATCCTTCAAAGGAAGCCGCGTCCTAATTAGCCCTGATAGAAGCGGTTACCCCACAGCAAGCATTGGGAAAGTTTTGGGGCGAGGAGTATGAGCGGATAGCAGGATAAAGCTCCTAAAAAAAAGTAGAAAACTAAACAATAATAAAGCATGAAAAATTACGTAATAGACGATTTGCCCGACTATTTTAAACAGTACAAAAAATCCATCAAAAACCCGAAAAAATTCTGGGATAAAGTGGCCGATGAAAATTTCGTGTGGTACCAACGCTGGTCCAAAGTGGTAGATTACAACATGGAAGAAGCGAAAATCAAATGGTTTAAAAATGCAAAACTGAACATCACCAAAAACTGTATTGACCGGCATTTGAACGAGCGTGGCGACAAAATGGCGATTATTTTTGAACCCAACGATCCCAAAGAAGAAGCGCAACATATTTCCTACAGTGAATTGCGCGACCGTGTCTGTAAAATGGCGAATGTACTGCGTGATCAGGGCGTGCAAAAAGGCGACCGCGTTTGTATTTATCTGCCGATGATTCCCGAACTGGCGGTTTCGATGCTGGCGTGTGCGAGATTGGGCGCGGTTCATTCCGTGATCTTTGCAGGATTTTCGGCAAACGCTGTGGAATCAAGGGTGAATGATTGCGGTGCGAAAATGATCATCTGTTCAGACGGAAGTTTCCGCGGCTCAAAATCAATCGATTTAAAAGGAATCATTGATGAAGCTGTAGAAAAATGCCCGACAGTAGAAAAAGTTTTGGTCGTAAAAAGAACCGGAAGCGAAGTGAAAATGAAGGAAGGACGGGATTTTTGGCTGGAACCTCTGTATGAAAAAGCAGCCTCAGATTTTATTTCGGTGATCATGGATGCAGAAGATCCTCTTTTTATTTTGTACACTTCCGGTTCCACTGGAAAACCCAAAGGAATGCTTCATACAACGGCTGGTTATATGGTTTATACGGCCTATACTTTTAAAAATGTTTTTAATTATAAAGAGAATGATATTTATTGGTGCACCGCAGATATTGGCTGGATAACCGGTCATTCCTACATTCTGTACGGGCCGCTTGCAAATGGCGCCACGACGGTCATTTTCGAAGGCGTGCCGACTTATCCGGAACCGGACCGTTTCTGGGAAGTGATTGAAAAACATAAAGTCACGCAATTTTACACTGCTCCGACAGCGATTCGTGCCTTGGCAAAAGAATCTTACGAGTGGGTTGAGAAACATGATTTGTCGAGTTTGAGAGTGATTGGTTCTGTTGGTGAACCGATTAATGATGAAGCATGGCATTGGTATAACGATCATGTCGGCAAGAAAAAATGCCCGATTGTTGATACCTGGTGGCAGACAGAGACAGGTGGAATTATGATTTCGCCGCTTCCTTTTATTACGCCTACAAAACCAACTTACGCAACCTTGCCTTTGCCGGGAATCCAACCTGTTTTGATGGATGACAAACGGAATGAAATCACAGGAAATCAAGTCGATGGAAATTTATGCATCCGTTTTCCGTGGCCGGGAATTGCAAGAACGATTTGGGGCGATCATCAAAGATACAAAGACACCTATTTCACCGCTTTCCCAGGGAAATATTTTACCGGAGACGGCGCTTTGCGGGATGAAGTTGGGTATTACAGAATCACCGGTCGGGTTGATGATGTGATCATCGTTTCCGGGCATAATTTGGGAACTGCACCGATTGAAGACAGTGTAAATTTACATCCAGCCGTTGCAGAATCAGCAATCGTCGGTTATCCGCACGATGTGAAAGGAAGTGCGCTTTACGGTTTCGTGATGTTGAAAGACAGCGGTGAAGACCGTGATAGAGATAATTTGAGAAAAGAAATCAACAACGTTATTTCGGATACGATTGGACCAATCGCGAAACTTGATAAAATTCAGTTTGTTTCTGCCTTGCCAAAAACCCGTTCTGGTAAAATCATGCGTCGTATTTTGAGAAAAATTGCGGAAGGTGATTTTGCTAATTTCGGGGATACTTCTACCCTGCTGAATCCGGAGATTGTCGAAGAGATAAAGAATGAGAAGATTTGATTTGTTGATTTGACGATGTGTTGGTGTATTGATGAACGCAATACTTTGATTATAATTAAACCTTGCGGAAACGTGAGGTTTTTTTGTTCTATTTTATTTATTTGAAAGATTTTGCAAAAAAAATTCAACATTAAGATTTTGGTTAAGGAGTTAAGATGATTAAGATCCCTCACCGAAATTGAAAACTAAAATATGACTCTTATGTTTAAACAGTAAATAAAAACTTTTTGATTGTTTGGTGAAATTTTTTACTACTTTTAAATAAAAAAAATTGGACGATTCAAATTGTACTACCGAAGTCATCATCATTGGCGGCGGTTTGGCAGGTTTAACAGGCGCGATTCACCTTTCAAAAATGGGAGTTGGCGTGATTGTTATTGAAAAGAATCACTATCCAAAACACAAAGTCTGCGGCGAATATATTTCCAATGAAGTTATTCCCTATTTTAAATGGCTTGAGATTGATGTTGAAGATTTAAAGCCGACTCATATTAAAACGCTGCAATTTTCATCAGAATCCGGAAGAACCATTGCAGCCAAACTTCCGCTCGGCGGTTTTGGAATCAGCCGTTATACTTTAGATGAATTCCTTTATCAAAAAGCACTTTCCCAGAATTGCGGGATTCTCGAAGATCAAGTCAATGAGGTGAATTTTAAAGACGATTTTTTTGAAGTTCATTTGGCGTCCGGCAAAGTTGTGACTTCGAAAGTCGTTTTGGGCGGTTTTGGAAAACGCTCTAATTTAGACGTGAAAATGAAACGCAATTTTGTAGAGCAGAAATCTCCATGGTTGGCGGTGAAATCTCATTATAAAGGTAATTTTCCGGATGATCTTGTTGGCCTGCATAATTTTAAAGGCGGTTATTGTGGTGTTTCGAAGGTGGAGAATAATTTGCTCAATATCTGTTATTTAACTAATTTTAAATCGTTCAGGAAATTTAAAAATATTGAAGAATTCCAGGAAAAAACAGTTTCTCAAAATCCTCATTTAAAAAATATTCTGGAAAATTCTGAATCTGTTTTTGAAAAACCTTTGACCATCAGTCAGATTTGTTTTGAGAAAAAAGATAATGTAGAAGATCATGTTTTAATGATGGGCGATACTGCCGGTTTAATACATCCGTTGTGCGGAAATGGAATGGCAATGGCGATTCACAGCGCAAAACTGGCATCGGAAGAAACCATCTCTTTTTTAAAAGGTAAAATTTCCCGCCCGCAAATGGAACAGAATTACACTGAAAACTGGAACATAAATTTTAAACAACGATTGTGGTATGGCAGGTTTTTAGGTAGTATTTTAGAACATTCAAAACTTTCTGAAGTTTTGACTAATTTATTAACCTATTTTCCTTTCTTACTTCCAATAATTATTAGAAAAACCCACGGAAGAGAAATCAAAATGACTCAAAATTAATGGCTTTAGACACCACGCACAGAACAGATTTAGAAGAATCAATGGACGATTTTTCGATGGATAACGACGGATTGGTAACCGCTTTGGATGACATTGCGCGAATCAATCAGTTGCTCGGCGGAAATTCGATTACTTTAAATGGCGTTAAAAATTTAATTAAAAACTTTCCAAAAGACCAAACCATTACCATCATGGATTTCGGTTGCGGAAGCGGCGATATGCTTCGAATGTTGTCCAAATTTGGAACGAAAAACAATATTAAATTTAAACTGATCGGCATCGATGCCAACGAAGCCACGATTCGCCACGCCGAAAAATGCTCCACCGAATTTGAAAACATTTCCTATTTGGCAGAAGACATTTTCCTCTACGATTTTGCAAAATACAAAATTGATATCGCCCTGATTACATTGACTTTACATCACTTTAAAGACGATGAGATTTTAAAAATACTGCGTGTTATTTTAAATTTAGTCAAAAAAGGAATCGTTGTGAATGATTTACAGCGAAGTAAATTAGCCTACCGCTTGTTTCAAATGATTATCTTTATTTTCAGATTAGAAAAAATGACCGCCAATGATGGATTGATTTCAATTTTAAGAGGTTTTAAAAGAGAAGATTTAGAAAAATTTTCAAAAAAATTAGCATTAAAAAAATACAGCATCCAATGGAAATGGGCTTTCCGCTACCAATGGATTATTGAAAAAATATGAGTGTAAAAATAGTGAGTGTTGCCAAGCAACTGCCAAAATATTCCCGAAAAACTGCCGAAGTTTTACCTTTTCTCGATCTTTGGTTAGAAGGTCAGGAAAGCCGTTTCGTACGGAAAGTTAAAAAAATCTTTGAAGGCGCCGCCGTCGATGAAAGATATTCTATAATGGATCCCGCAGAAGTTTTCACCGCCACTTCGTTTGAAGACAAAAATGATATTTACGCCCGTGAAGTTGTTATTTTGGGCGAACAGGTTTTGGAAAAAGCGTTAAAAAAAGCCGGTTGGAATCCGCAATCTCTGGACTATATTATTACCGTAAGTTGCACCGGGATTATGATTCCGTCATTGGATGCTTATCTGATCAATAAATTAAATCTTCGTCAGGACATTGTCCGTTTGCCTGTTACCGAAATGGGTTGCGCAGCCGGAGTTTCCGGAATTATTTATGCGAAGAATTTCCTGCAGGCAAATCCGGGGAAACGCGCTGCAGTAATTGCGGTCGAAAGTCCGACCGCGACTTTTCAACTCGATGATTTCTCCATGGCAAATATGGTAAGCGCTGCGATTTTCGGCGACGGTGCGGCGTGCGTTCTGCTTTCTTCCGAAGAAAATGCGGAAGGTCCGGAAATTCTTGCGGAAGAAATGTATCATTTTTATAACAACGAACACATGATGGGTTTTAAACTCACCAATTCCGGTTTGCAGATGATTTTGGATATCGAAGTTCCCAACACGATCGGTGAACATTTTCCAAATATTATTCATCCATTTTTAGCCAAACAGCATTTGGAAATTAAAGATATTGATCACCTGATTTTTCATCCGGGCGGAAAAAAAATCGTTCAGATGGTCGAGGGATTATTTTCCGAGTTGGGCAAAAATATTGATGTGACAAAAGAAATTTTACGTTTGTACGGAAATATGTCGAGCGCTACCGTTTTGTATGTTTTAGAAGAAATCATGAATCAGCAACCGCAGAAAGGCGAAAAAGGTTTAATGCTCAGTTTCGGCCCAGGATTTTCTGCACAAAGAGTTCTAATGCAATGGTAAGAAGATTTGAAAATACAGGTTACTGGACTTTAATTCTGGGCGGAAGTTCAGGATTAGGTTTGGCTTCTGCAAAAAAACTAGCAAGCGAAGGAATGAACATCTGCATCATTCACCGGAATCCGCGTGCTGAAATGGAAATGATTAATCGTGGATTTGCGAAGATTCAAAATGAAAATATTCAATTTTTAAGTTTAAATAAAGACATTTTAAATCTGCAACA includes these proteins:
- the argB gene encoding acetylglutamate kinase yields the protein MDKQKLYVIKIGGSLIDNQETLMNFLEQFASINALKILVHGGGKLASDLAVELNVPQQMTDGRRITNEETLDIVTMVYAGKINKKIVAKLQNFNCNAIGFSGADGNLIKSEKRSVSNVDYGFVGDVDSKSVNVDLLQKFLELQLSPVFSAITHDQKGDLLNTNADSVASVLAQALSQNYDVELLYCFDKDGVLEDVVNPDSAVKMLNFAKYEQLRSENKLHQGILPKLTNAFQAKENNVNKVVLHNETKLQNQINHQNEGTEIIL
- a CDS encoding N-acetylornithine carbamoyltransferase; protein product: MKNFTSIEDINDLQSMIKTALQIKNNPLAEPNKGKGKTIGLVFLNSSLRTRLSSQIAAQNLGLNVLILNASQEAWNLEFADGAVMNGGTVEHVKDAVEVLNQYCDIIAVRCFAGMQNKEDDVNESILSQFLKYAKVPVISLESATRHPLQSFADCITITENWKENRKPKVVLTWAPHIKPIAHAVANSFTEWMQSMEVDFVIANPEGYDLDPKFVKNTTVFHDQNEALKDADFIYVKNWSSFEDYAAMPEVKENWMLTQEKLNATQNAKVMHCLPVRRNVELSDEVMDSENSIIYQQAKNRIFSAQTVFSEILDELPT
- a CDS encoding aspartate aminotransferase family protein; protein product: MNLFQVYPLFNINPVKAEGSFLWDDKGEKYLDFYGGHAVISIGHNHPHYQNKLKNQLEKISFYSNSVQNDLQTELAEKLGEISGYENYSLFLCNSGAEANENALKLASFHNGKKKVIYFSGSFHGRTSAAVSVTDNPKIVAPVNFSDRFIKCEWNNVAQLKQLLAENQGEISSVIIEGIQGVGGIILPTEEMIQALKKLCAENDVVLIMDEVQSGYGRSGKFFAHQEFDIQPDLITVAKGMGNGFPMGGVLISPKFKASNGLLGTTFGGNHLACAAGIAVLEVIKNENLIENSEKIGSYIESEIQNFNHIKSIRRRGLMIGIELDQPCAEIRSDLLTKHHVFTGNSNDANVLRILPSINITEKEADIFIGALKSILQN
- the argC gene encoding N-acetyl-gamma-glutamyl-phosphate reductase, which produces MKSAGIIGANGYTGSELVRLLAFHPKVELQFLYSRSNAGIKVSDIYPDLIEICEMTLTNQTEEVDILFLCLPHQESKNWLTENPVKENVLVIDLGNDFRLESDFQDRNFIYGLPELYKNELKSAKSIANPGCFATAIQLALLPLAKEKLLKNIYTTGITGSTGAGQSLQSTTHFSWRNDNISAYKTLTHQHVDEVLKTLNQSNEKEIELHFVPWRGDFVRGIFTSSIIKCDLELNEIQEIYQGLYQDAAFVTVSEKPIDMKQVVNTNRCAIHIEKNKDTIVVHSAIDNLVKGASGQAVQNMNIAMDWEENTGLQLKPIAF
- a CDS encoding argininosuccinate synthase, which produces MKKSVVLAFSGGLDTSYCAKYLSENLAYDVHAVTVNTGGFSKDEEQELKLKAEKLGVSSYTFIDAVQSYYNECVKYLIFGNVLKNNTYPLSVSAERTVQAQNIAKFAQKIGAAAIAHGSTGAGNDQVRFDLIFQVMCSNIEILTPIRDMSLSREEEILFLKNHGYEMDFEKAQYSINKGLWGTSVGGKETLTSKNNLPEEAFPSQVEKTEPSELEIEFKNGEIIGVNGEQFSHPVLAIQKIEELAKVYGIGRDIHVGDTIVGIKGRVGFEAAAATVIIKAHHLLEKHTLSKYQQTIKSQLADWYGNWLHEALFLDPVMRNIEVFFTDSQKSVNGKVLITLHPYRFVLNGIESENDLMSAEFGSYGEANLAWTGEDVKGFTKVLSNSLSIYHQINKSS
- a CDS encoding GNAT family N-acetyltransferase, yielding MKIEVSSDKHLKYAEEIQHEIADSAKKRGTGISKRSLDYISDKILEGKAVVASEDDGTWVGFCYIETWSHGEFVANSGLIVSSKFRNKGYATLIKERIFQLSRERYPNAKIFGLTTGLAVMKINAEMGYKPVIYSELTQDEAFWNGCKTCVNYEILMSKNRQNCLCTAMLYAPKNDKDQLTKEKQNDEEKCSTSI
- the acs gene encoding acetate--CoA ligase, producing the protein MKNYVIDDLPDYFKQYKKSIKNPKKFWDKVADENFVWYQRWSKVVDYNMEEAKIKWFKNAKLNITKNCIDRHLNERGDKMAIIFEPNDPKEEAQHISYSELRDRVCKMANVLRDQGVQKGDRVCIYLPMIPELAVSMLACARLGAVHSVIFAGFSANAVESRVNDCGAKMIICSDGSFRGSKSIDLKGIIDEAVEKCPTVEKVLVVKRTGSEVKMKEGRDFWLEPLYEKAASDFISVIMDAEDPLFILYTSGSTGKPKGMLHTTAGYMVYTAYTFKNVFNYKENDIYWCTADIGWITGHSYILYGPLANGATTVIFEGVPTYPEPDRFWEVIEKHKVTQFYTAPTAIRALAKESYEWVEKHDLSSLRVIGSVGEPINDEAWHWYNDHVGKKKCPIVDTWWQTETGGIMISPLPFITPTKPTYATLPLPGIQPVLMDDKRNEITGNQVDGNLCIRFPWPGIARTIWGDHQRYKDTYFTAFPGKYFTGDGALRDEVGYYRITGRVDDVIIVSGHNLGTAPIEDSVNLHPAVAESAIVGYPHDVKGSALYGFVMLKDSGEDRDRDNLRKEINNVISDTIGPIAKLDKIQFVSALPKTRSGKIMRRILRKIAEGDFANFGDTSTLLNPEIVEEIKNEKI
- a CDS encoding NAD(P)/FAD-dependent oxidoreductase; protein product: MDDSNCTTEVIIIGGGLAGLTGAIHLSKMGVGVIVIEKNHYPKHKVCGEYISNEVIPYFKWLEIDVEDLKPTHIKTLQFSSESGRTIAAKLPLGGFGISRYTLDEFLYQKALSQNCGILEDQVNEVNFKDDFFEVHLASGKVVTSKVVLGGFGKRSNLDVKMKRNFVEQKSPWLAVKSHYKGNFPDDLVGLHNFKGGYCGVSKVENNLLNICYLTNFKSFRKFKNIEEFQEKTVSQNPHLKNILENSESVFEKPLTISQICFEKKDNVEDHVLMMGDTAGLIHPLCGNGMAMAIHSAKLASEETISFLKGKISRPQMEQNYTENWNINFKQRLWYGRFLGSILEHSKLSEVLTNLLTYFPFLLPIIIRKTHGREIKMTQN
- a CDS encoding methyltransferase domain-containing protein, producing the protein MALDTTHRTDLEESMDDFSMDNDGLVTALDDIARINQLLGGNSITLNGVKNLIKNFPKDQTITIMDFGCGSGDMLRMLSKFGTKNNIKFKLIGIDANEATIRHAEKCSTEFENISYLAEDIFLYDFAKYKIDIALITLTLHHFKDDEILKILRVILNLVKKGIVVNDLQRSKLAYRLFQMIIFIFRLEKMTANDGLISILRGFKREDLEKFSKKLALKKYSIQWKWAFRYQWIIEKI
- a CDS encoding type III polyketide synthase, with product MSVKIVSVAKQLPKYSRKTAEVLPFLDLWLEGQESRFVRKVKKIFEGAAVDERYSIMDPAEVFTATSFEDKNDIYAREVVILGEQVLEKALKKAGWNPQSLDYIITVSCTGIMIPSLDAYLINKLNLRQDIVRLPVTEMGCAAGVSGIIYAKNFLQANPGKRAAVIAVESPTATFQLDDFSMANMVSAAIFGDGAACVLLSSEENAEGPEILAEEMYHFYNNEHMMGFKLTNSGLQMILDIEVPNTIGEHFPNIIHPFLAKQHLEIKDIDHLIFHPGGKKIVQMVEGLFSELGKNIDVTKEILRLYGNMSSATVLYVLEEIMNQQPQKGEKGLMLSFGPGFSAQRVLMQW